A section of the Roseivirga sp. BDSF3-8 genome encodes:
- a CDS encoding YdcF family protein, with protein sequence MFFFLSKTLYLLVMPVMWLFYLLLLTLFGPKRMRRGFLVATLALFYFLTNGVVVNELLLWWEREPVRFSEVQPCDTGVLLTGFTYMSRLPADRLHYNEGADRLAHTIRLYHEGRIRRIIVSGAYETLHISVEEAPLIKQALLHAGIPDSVIVMENKSRNTHENAINTARIITERFPDSRPMLITSAFHMRRAEACFRQVGLDPVIFPTDFRASNQPYTFEYFFPSESSLDKWQTLSREWLGMLAYKVKGYI encoded by the coding sequence ATGTTTTTCTTCCTATCTAAAACCCTGTACCTTCTGGTAATGCCCGTCATGTGGCTGTTTTACCTCCTTTTGCTTACGCTGTTTGGGCCTAAACGGATGCGGAGGGGATTTCTGGTGGCCACACTGGCGCTGTTTTATTTCTTAACCAATGGGGTGGTGGTAAACGAGTTGCTGCTATGGTGGGAGCGGGAGCCGGTGAGATTTTCCGAAGTGCAACCCTGTGATACGGGGGTATTACTCACAGGGTTCACTTACATGAGCCGTCTGCCAGCAGACCGGCTACACTATAATGAGGGGGCAGATCGTCTGGCGCATACCATCCGGCTTTATCATGAAGGCCGCATACGACGAATCATCGTATCGGGTGCGTATGAAACACTGCATATTTCGGTAGAAGAGGCTCCGCTGATAAAGCAGGCGTTATTACATGCCGGAATACCTGACTCGGTTATCGTTATGGAAAATAAAAGCAGGAATACACATGAAAATGCTATCAATACGGCCCGGATCATAACTGAACGGTTCCCGGACAGCCGGCCGATGCTCATCACCTCGGCTTTTCATATGCGACGTGCTGAAGCCTGCTTCCGGCAAGTAGGGCTGGATCCGGTGATCTTTCCTACGGACTTCCGGGCATCTAATCAGCCCTATACTTTTGAGTATTTCTTCCCCTCAGAGAGCAGCCTTGACAAGTGGCAGACTCTTAGCCGTGAGTGGCTTGGCATGCTGGCTTACAAAGTGAAAGGGTACATATAA
- a CDS encoding RNA polymerase sigma factor, with the protein MNHADIHKDLIIASRDGSRAAQYELYRLYADAMLNVCLRMVPQRDVAEDILQEAFLKAFTKLHSFKFESSFGSWLKRIVINDAINHMRKKKMDIDYMEDMHGVDETPEETYEGISEEDMSLNVEAIKHAIEQLPEGFRVVFSLYAVEGYDHSEISEILGITISTSKTQYSRARNKIRKLLTNEMCG; encoded by the coding sequence TTGAACCACGCAGACATACATAAGGATCTGATCATCGCTTCCAGGGATGGAAGCAGAGCGGCACAATACGAATTGTACCGCCTGTATGCTGATGCCATGCTAAATGTGTGTCTGCGGATGGTTCCTCAGCGGGACGTGGCTGAGGATATACTGCAGGAAGCCTTTTTAAAAGCTTTTACTAAGCTTCATTCCTTCAAGTTCGAGTCCTCTTTTGGCTCATGGCTTAAACGCATCGTCATTAACGATGCCATCAATCACATGAGAAAAAAGAAAATGGATATAGACTACATGGAAGATATGCACGGTGTGGATGAAACACCCGAAGAAACCTATGAAGGAATCAGCGAAGAGGACATGTCTCTTAACGTGGAAGCAATTAAACACGCTATAGAGCAGTTGCCCGAAGGCTTTAGAGTGGTGTTTTCACTTTACGCTGTAGAAGGCTACGACCACTCGGAAATATCTGAGATACTTGGTATAACGATAAGTACAAGTAAAACACAGTATAGCCGGGCCAGGAATAAGATCAGGAAATTGCTTACAAATGAAATGTGCGGATGA
- a CDS encoding CCA tRNA nucleotidyltransferase: MNFSEHLDQHRIFKLVTEAAGNLGLETYLVGGYVRDLILKRSSKDIDFVCVGSGTALANEVARLIGPQCKVTSFKNFGTAMLVQDGWDVEFVGARRESYRRDSRKPIVEDGTLEDDQKRRDFTINALAISLNKANYGELIDPFGGVDDLKKKTIRTPLDPETTFSDDPLRMMRAIRFASQLTFDIEVDTFDAIVKNAERLDIISQERITDELNKIILSPVPSYGFKLLFYSKLLHRFFPEMVDLYGVDKINGRSHKDNFYHTLKVLDNTAEMSDDLWLRWAAILHDIAKPATKRFHEKVGWTFHGHEDRGAKMTPGIFRRMRLPMNEKMRFVRKLVRLHLRPIALVKEDITDSAVRRLLFEAGDDIEALMTLCRADITSKNDDKVKRYLRNFDKVEKKMRVVEEKDHLRNFQPPITGEQIMEIFSLKPSRTVGDLKDAIKDAILEGQIPNNYDEAYKLLVKLAAKEGLQPTHSS, from the coding sequence ATGAATTTCAGCGAACACCTCGATCAACATCGTATTTTCAAGCTTGTGACGGAGGCTGCCGGAAACTTAGGATTAGAAACCTACTTAGTAGGGGGCTATGTTCGGGACCTTATTCTTAAGCGCTCTTCCAAAGATATAGATTTTGTATGTGTGGGAAGCGGTACTGCGCTGGCCAATGAAGTCGCCCGTCTTATCGGCCCACAGTGTAAAGTCACCTCTTTTAAAAACTTTGGCACAGCTATGCTGGTGCAGGATGGCTGGGACGTAGAGTTCGTGGGCGCCAGGCGTGAGTCATACAGGCGTGACAGCCGCAAACCTATAGTGGAAGACGGTACCCTTGAAGATGATCAGAAGCGGCGTGACTTTACTATAAACGCCCTTGCCATTAGCCTTAACAAGGCAAACTACGGTGAGCTTATAGATCCATTTGGCGGAGTGGACGACTTGAAAAAGAAGACCATCCGTACCCCCCTTGATCCCGAAACCACTTTCAGTGACGATCCCCTTCGGATGATGCGCGCTATTCGTTTTGCCTCGCAGCTTACGTTTGATATAGAGGTAGATACTTTTGACGCGATCGTAAAGAATGCCGAGCGGTTGGATATCATTTCCCAGGAGCGTATTACCGATGAGCTCAATAAGATTATTCTGTCTCCTGTCCCCAGCTACGGATTCAAGCTCCTCTTCTACAGTAAGCTGCTTCATCGGTTCTTTCCCGAGATGGTAGATCTCTACGGAGTGGACAAAATCAACGGCCGCTCACATAAGGATAATTTTTACCACACCCTTAAAGTGCTGGACAATACCGCAGAAATGTCTGATGACCTTTGGCTGCGCTGGGCGGCCATACTCCATGACATTGCTAAGCCAGCCACCAAGCGCTTTCATGAGAAAGTCGGTTGGACATTCCACGGTCATGAAGACCGTGGTGCCAAAATGACTCCTGGGATCTTTCGCCGTATGCGCTTGCCTATGAACGAAAAGATGCGCTTTGTGCGGAAGCTCGTTCGCCTTCATCTAAGGCCTATTGCCCTGGTAAAGGAAGACATCACCGACTCGGCTGTACGTAGATTACTATTTGAGGCAGGGGATGATATAGAAGCACTCATGACCCTCTGTCGTGCCGATATCACCTCCAAAAATGACGACAAGGTAAAACGGTACCTTAGGAATTTCGATAAGGTGGAGAAAAAAATGCGTGTGGTGGAGGAAAAAGATCACCTGCGTAATTTTCAACCTCCCATTACCGGAGAGCAGATCATGGAAATATTCAGCCTGAAGCCCTCCCGTACGGTAGGTGACCTTAAGGATGCTATTAAAGATGCTATTCTGGAAGGGCAGATTCCCAATAATTACGATGAAGCCTATAAGCTTCTTGTAAAGCTGGCTGCAAAGGAAGGACTACAGCCCACCCATTCCTCCTGA
- a CDS encoding Sua5/YciO/YrdC/YwlC family protein: MSQQNVTDGSSLRALVHKDESDPMACIGLVSDLEALQKATALIGRHAEAVILIHDITQLYDYVARIPEIAWDLMEFAEKPLTLIMGEGKNVPENLLRDGGEIAITLVKEPVLLKHLKGKRHAHFYLPLDDQVQNEEILSPIDNVIILQQKYLSSSQAKTARLGLDGSIKFI, translated from the coding sequence ATGAGTCAACAGAACGTGACAGACGGCAGCTCCCTTAGGGCGCTTGTGCATAAAGATGAGTCGGACCCGATGGCCTGTATCGGGCTGGTGAGCGATCTCGAGGCACTGCAGAAAGCTACTGCGCTCATTGGCAGGCACGCCGAAGCTGTGATATTGATACATGATATCACACAGTTATATGATTACGTGGCGCGTATTCCTGAGATTGCCTGGGACCTGATGGAATTTGCTGAAAAACCTTTAACCCTGATAATGGGTGAGGGTAAAAACGTACCTGAGAACTTGCTGCGTGACGGGGGAGAGATCGCCATCACCCTGGTAAAAGAGCCTGTTCTGCTTAAGCATTTGAAGGGCAAGCGTCATGCCCATTTCTATCTGCCCCTTGACGATCAGGTGCAAAATGAGGAAATTTTGTCACCAATCGATAATGTTATAATTTTACAGCAGAAGTATTTAAGCTCCTCTCAGGCTAAAACCGCCCGCCTCGGTCTGGATGGGAGCATTAAATTTATATGA
- a CDS encoding type IX secretion system membrane protein PorP/SprF, whose product MKRAIISFLFLMVAVAGKVAAQDPQFSQYYSAPLYLNPAFAGSTDHQRAAAIHRTQWPALPQAFTTYAFSYDLNLKPVNSGVGILISTDKAGTAGLRSTQIGLQYAYKIQMRDRWVLSPGLSFGYGLRDINIDKLLFGDQLEFGSRDDVPPSLDPTVKNIGGTSFFDFGLGFLLYNKNVWLGASAYHVNEPNYSMLGNTSTIPMKVTLHGGFRFHLNQGVRKADRVASLAPSFLYKSQGKFDQLDVGMQFQYFPIMVGFWYRGIPIQQNVRDNADQDAIAFIFGLMFDQLNINYSYDMTVSELGADIGGAHEVSIIFEWTSRDMRKVKRKEKFIPCPTF is encoded by the coding sequence ATGAAAAGAGCGATTATAAGTTTTCTATTTCTGATGGTGGCAGTAGCCGGGAAGGTGGCAGCACAGGATCCGCAATTTTCCCAATACTATTCTGCTCCCCTGTACCTTAATCCGGCCTTTGCCGGTAGTACAGACCACCAACGCGCGGCGGCCATACACCGTACGCAGTGGCCGGCACTCCCCCAGGCCTTCACTACCTATGCCTTTTCATATGACTTAAACCTGAAGCCGGTAAATAGCGGCGTGGGGATACTTATTTCTACGGATAAGGCTGGTACGGCGGGCCTCCGAAGTACCCAGATCGGACTGCAATACGCTTACAAGATACAGATGCGTGACCGTTGGGTGCTTTCACCCGGCCTTAGTTTTGGTTACGGTCTTCGGGATATTAATATTGACAAACTGCTCTTTGGTGACCAGCTCGAGTTCGGGTCCAGAGATGACGTGCCTCCATCCCTTGATCCCACGGTGAAGAACATTGGGGGTACCAGCTTCTTCGACTTTGGTCTCGGCTTTTTGCTTTATAATAAAAATGTGTGGCTCGGTGCCTCTGCCTATCATGTAAATGAGCCTAACTATAGTATGCTGGGAAATACAAGTACCATACCCATGAAAGTGACCCTTCATGGTGGGTTTCGCTTTCACCTTAACCAGGGTGTGCGTAAAGCAGACCGTGTAGCCAGTCTTGCCCCTTCATTTCTCTATAAGTCGCAGGGTAAGTTCGATCAGCTGGATGTGGGCATGCAGTTCCAGTATTTCCCCATCATGGTAGGATTCTGGTATCGTGGTATTCCTATTCAGCAGAATGTGCGTGATAATGCTGATCAGGACGCTATAGCCTTTATTTTCGGGCTCATGTTTGACCAGCTTAATATCAACTACAGTTACGACATGACCGTATCCGAACTGGGCGCAGACATTGGGGGAGCGCATGAAGTATCCATCATATTCGAGTGGACCAGCCGCGATATGCGAAAAGTAAAGCGTAAGGAGAAGTTTATTCCCTGTCCTACTTTTTAA